DNA sequence from the Brachybacterium sp. P6-10-X1 genome:
CGGACCACATCAGCGACCGGCCGCCCACACCGTTCTCGCTGATCGGCCCCGGGCAGGGCACGGTCCGCGCGGACCTCGAGCTGCCCGAGGGCTTCAGTCCGCGCGGTGATGCCTCGATCTGGGTGGGCTGGTACCCGCATCCCGCCCCGATCGGGCTGCCTCGCTCCGGGGTGCTGGTCTCCGGGGTCGACGCCGTGGAGCTGCCCCCGTGCCCCGGTGCCCCGTTCCTGCTGGGATTCGCCGTGCCGGTGCATGCGGGTCCTCTGGACCAGCTGGCGCCGTCGGCGCCCGTGGTCGCCGTGCATCCTGCGCCGATCACGCGCTCCGCGCGGGTCACCCTGAGCTTCGCGGCCGCGACCGCGCCGCGTCCGCCGCTGCTGACGGCGCTGCCCAGCCTGTGCACCCGGTGACCGACGGCGCCGGGCCGCGACGCAGGGACGAGGCCAGGCGGGAGGACACAGCATGGACGGAGAGGGAGCGGAGGGGGACTGCGCAGGATCGGACAAGGATGTCGAACCCTGCGCTCCTACCGTGGTCTCACGACGCCGGGCCCCCGGGCCCGACCCACCGAAGGAGCAGCCATGACCCGCAGCACCGGCACCAGCACCTGGATCGACGCCACCGTCACCGACCTGGCCAGCGCGAAGGCCTTCTACTCCGGCCTGTTCGGCTGGGAGTTCGAGGACCTCGGCGAGGGCTTCGGCCACTACCACCTGATCTGCAACGGCGACGCGCTCGTGGGCGGTCTGATGGACATCACCGGATTCACCTACCCGGACGGAGAGCCCCTGGTCGCCGAATGGGCCGTGCACCTCACGGTCGACGACATCGACGCCCGGACGGAGACAGCCATCGCGCACGGCGCGAAGCTCCTGATGCCGATCGCCGACATCGGTTCCTCTGGCCGCACCGGCACGATCCTGGATCCCACAGGGGCCCTGGTCGGCATGTGGCAGGCCGGCGACCTCGAGGGCTACGAGTTCACCGGCGACCCCGGCTCGCCCGTCTGGTTCGAGCTGATGACCCACGAGTTCGAGACGGCCTCCGCCTTCTACACCGCGGTGTTCGACGCGAACCTGGTCCCCATGGAAGAGCCCATGGACGACGACTCCTTCCGCTACTCCACCAACGGCCCGGGCGAGAGCGCCAGCTGGGGGCTGTGCGATGCGAGCGGTGTGATGCCGAAGGAGGACACCGGCTGGCGGGTCTACTTCGGGGTCGAGGCCTCCGAGACGGCGCTGGCGACGGTCAGGGAGCTGGGCGGGAAGGTCCTGGACGGACCGACCGACTCGCCCTTCGGGCGGATCGCCACCATCGCCGACCCGTCGGGGGTCACCTTCCAGATCAGTGCGATGAGCGAAGCGGTGGCGGAGGGCTGAACAGGCCGGATCGCCCCGCACGCCGTCGCGGCGTCGTGCGTGGGCCTGCCACGCTCGCAGCATCATGACACGCACCACGATCCTGTTCCTGCATTCGGCGGGCCCGCAGTCCGCGACCGAGGGCAGCGGCCCGCTGCTGGCACGGCTCCGGGCAGAGCTCCCCGAGGCGCTGATCGCGGCACCCGCTCTCCCGACGCCCGAGGATCCCGACCCGGCGGCGTGGGAGGAGGCCGTCCGGGCGGAGATCGCCGGACCGGAGGGGCCCGTCGCGGTCGTCGGCCACTCCCTGGGCGGTTCCGTCGCGCTGAGGGTGCTCGCACAGGGCGATCCCACCTCGGCCGCGGCGGTGCGCGGCGTCGTCACGATCGCCGCGCCCTGCTGGGACGCAGGTGATCCGGACTGGCCCGTCGTCGGATTCGGCCTGCCCCCGGACATCGCCGGTGCGCTGGCACGCCTCGAGGTCCTACTGCTGCACGGCACTGCCGACGAGGTCGTCCCGCCCGGCCACGCCGATCGGCTCCGGTCCCGCCTGCCCTCGCCGCGGGTCCGGCGGATCGAGGGCATGGACCATGCGGCGGCTGCGCACGCCGACCGGATCGCCGCCGTGCTGCGGCCGCTGCTGGATGCGCGTGACGAGCGGCGCCCGGCCGATGCCGACGCCTCTCGCACGGAGGGAGGGGCCGTGCCGGGTGGGACGGATTCGTGGCTGTCCGAGACCCGTTCCGCCTACGACATCGACGCCTCCGGCTACGCCGAACAGGTGCGCGGACTTCTCGCCGAGACGCCTCATCTCGCAGCACAGCTCACCCTGTTCGCCGAGCTGCTGCGTCGGGACGGAGGCGGGCCGGTCGCCGACGTCGGCTGCGGGACCGGATACGTCACCGCGCATCTGCGGAAGTCCGGAGTGGACGCGTTCGGCATCGATCTCTCCCCGGAGATGATCGCCCTCGCCCGACGGGACCACCCCGCCGCACGGTTCGAGGTCGGCACGATGACGGAACTCGACCTGGAGGACCGATCGCTCGCCGGCATCGTCGCCTTCTGGTCCGTGATCCACGTCCCCGACCACGCCCTGCCCGGCGTCCTCGACGAGTTCGTGCGCGTGTTGCGTCCTGGCGGCCTGCTTCTGGTCGGGTTCCACGTCGGCGACGGCGTGCATCACTCGTCCACGGGGTACACAGGCCGCGCGATCACCGTGGACAGCTATCGTCGCCGCCCGGAGACGGTGACGGGCCTGCTGCGGAAGGCCGGGTTCACGATCGATTCGGAGGTTCTCCTGCGTCCGGACGACGAGGTGCCCGGAGCCGTCGTGCTGGCTCGTGGTCCGGTCTGAGGCGGGCCCCACGCCGTGGACGCTCGATGAGCGAGCCGATGGAGGGGCCCCTTCCGGTACGCCATGGAATCCGGCGGGCTCTCCCCGAGCACGCGCCGCCGGCGAAAGCGCTTGGAACGAGCGATCGGCGACCGCACGGCCACGGATCCTCGGCACCGGGAGGAGGACGAACGCATCTACCTCCCTGGCCGCCGACCGATCTGTCCTGCGCGCGGCCTCACCACCAGCGGAGGACTCCCCACTCTCGGAAAGCGCCGCTGAACAGTGCGTCACCGGAGCGCCCCGTGAACACATCGACCAACGTCGCGGTGGAACAGCGCGCCGCTGACCCGTCGGCCCCTGGCCCCTACGCCGACCGCGGCGTAGCGTGACGCCACCGATCCCGCGGGGTCCGGTCCCGCGACCGAACACCAGGAGGGCACCATGGCTGGACACGTCTACAACATCACCGAGATCGTCGGCACCTCGCCGGAGAGCAGCGACGCGGCGGTCGCGAATGCCGTCGCCGAGGCGTCGAAGAGCCTGCGGAACCTCGACTGGTTCGAGGTGCAGTCGATCCGCGGCCATCTCGAGGACGGCGCGATCGCTCATTGGCAGGTCGCGATCAAGGTCGGCTTCCGCCACGAGGGCTGATCCCGGGCGGTGGGCCCGCGAAATCTCCTTGGAGCCTCCGCATCGGTGGTCCACGATGGGGCGATGACCGCGGCGCCCACTCGTTCCTCCCATCCCGCGCTCCCCTGGCTCGCCGCGCTCGCGGTCATGGTCATGTGGGCGTCCTCGTTCGTCGTGATCCGCGCCGCCGGGGCGGACCTCTCCCCCGGGGCGATGTCGCTGCTGCGGGTGGGATCGGCAGCGATCGTGCTGATCCCCCTGGTGGCGGCGGGCCGGGTCCGTTTCCCGCGGACCGGGCGGCTGCGCGCGGCCGTGATCGTCTGGGGTGCGGTGTGGTTCGCCGCGTACACGCTAGTGCTGAACGCGAGCGAGCTGTTCCTCGATGCGGCGACGGCCGCGATGCTGGTCAACGTCGCCCCGCTGATCGTAGCGGTCGCCTCCGGGCTGCTGCTCGGCGAGGGGCTCTCCCTCCGTCTCATCTCCGGGGTGCTGGTCGCCTTCGGAGGCATCGCGCTGATCACCGCGGCGACCTCGACCGGTCACGTCGCCGCGGCCGGGCTGGTGCTCGGTCTGCTGGCGGCGGTGCTCTACGCCGGCAGCGTGCTCGCCCAGAAGCCGCTGCTCGCCCACATCGATTCCACCTCGATGACCGTCATCGGCATCGGCGCAGGGTTCCTCGCCTGCCTGCCCTTCGCGCCCCGGCTGGCCGGTGAGATGGTCGAGGCCCCGACCTCCTCCCTCCTCGCCGTGGTCTACACGGGCGTGTTCCCCACGGCCCTCGCGTTCCTGCTGTGGGGCTACGCGCTGTCGCGGACCCCGGCCGGGGTGCTGACCTCCTCCTCGCTGCTGGTCCCCGCGATCACCCTCGTGCTCGCGTGGCTCCTGCTCGGGGAGACCCCGCCGCTGCTGGCCGCGGCCGGTGGTCTGCTGTGTCTGACCGGGGCCGGGTTCGCGATCCTCCCGAATGTCCTCGCGGCGGTCCGGATCGCTCCGCTGCGCAGCGGGTCCGAGCCGGAGACCGTCCCGGAGCGCTGCGATGCACCGGCCGTGGAGTCCTGAGATGGCCATGCACCAGGGACAGCTCGAGCTCACGAGGCAGGATGCGCAGCGACTGATCGACCGCGCCCTGGCACATGCCGGGCTGCCCGCGGCGTCGCACATCGTCCCGCTCGCCGGCGCGGGCACGACCAGTCATGTGCTGCGGGTGGGGACCGACCTGCTCGCCCGGTTCCCGCTCACCGGGGAGGATCCGGACCAGGTCCGTGCCGCGCAGGCGACCGAGCATGCCGCCATGGAGGAGTTCGCACGCTGCTCCCCCGTGCCCGCGCCGCGGCCCGTCGTGATCGGCGAGGGCGATGCCACGTACCCCCTGTCCTTCTCGGTGCAGACCTGGGTCGAGGGGGAGATCGCCACCCCCACGTCGGTCGCCCGCTCCGGCGCGTTCGCCGCGGACCTCGCCGACCTGATCAGCGCCCTCCGGGCCGTCGACCTCCGCGGCCGCACCTTCTCCGGCGCGGGCCGCGGGGGATCCCTCCCCGACCACGATCCGTGGATCGCCGAGTGCCTGGACCGCAGCGAGGGTCTCCTGCCGGTCGGGGAGCTGCGCACCCTGTGGCGGAGGCTGCGCTCTCTGCCGCACGAGAGCGCCGACGTCATGAGCCACACGGACCTGATCCCTGGGAATCTCCTGGTCGGCGACCAGCGCTCGACCGGCGACCAGCACCTGGTGGGCGTCCTGGACACGGGCGGGTTCGCCCCGGCGGATCCTGCTCTGGACCTGGTGTCCGCCTGGCATCTGCTGGACGAGGACGCCCGGGACGTGCTCCGTGTCCGTCTCGAGGTGCCCGAGCTGGACTGGCGCCGGGGAGCCGCCTGGGCCTTCGCACAGGCCATCGGCCTGGTCTGGTACTACGAGCGGACCAATCCGGTCATGAGCGAGCTGGGCCGCAGCACGCTGGACCGGTTGCTCGCGGCGCGCGATGAGCTGCGGGGGTAGCGGGAAGCACTGCAGGTCCGGCGCGCCTCAGTCGTCCGTGTCCCCGACCCGTGCGACCAGCTGCGTCGGGTTCACGAAGCGCAGCGCGATGATCAGCGTCACCAGCATCATGGCCGTGTACACGAAGGCCATCGCCGAGACCAGCGGTCGCGGCTCGGAGCCGCCCGCCGACGTCATGGCGCGGAAGATCGTGACCACCAGCGTCTCGGTCCCCGGCCCGGAGACCAGGTAGGTCAGCTCGAACATGCCCACCGTGCGCACCAGCACCAGGATCGCGGCGGCGAGGATGCCGGGCACGAGCATCGGGCCGAGGATGCGCAGGAACACGTGCCGCATCCGGGCGCCGCTCATCCGCGCGGCGTTCTCGATCGCCGGATTGATCTGCTCGATGAACGGCGTCATCGTGATGATCACGAACGGCACCGAGGGCACCAGGTTCACCAGGATCACCGCCAGCACGGTCCGGCCCAGCCCGAAGTTGTAGATCACCGTGGCCAGTGGGATGCCGAAGGTGATCGGCGGGATGATCACCGGAAGCAGGAACAGCGCGGTGATGGCCTTCTTGAACGGGAACTGGCGTCGGGCGAGCACGTAGGAGGCGGGCACGCCGATCAGCACCGACAGCGCCACCACGGAGAAGGCGACCACCAGGGTGACCGCGATGACGTGGGTGAGCTCGAAGCGGGCCCACGCCTCGCCGTACCAGCTGGGGGTGAATCCCGTCGGCAGCCAGTCGTCGTACCAGGCCTGGCCGAAGGAATCGATCACGACGCTGATCAGGATCCCCAGCAGGAACACCAGGAAGGCGGCGATGCCCGCCCAGGCCAGCCAGGTGCTGGGCTGGGCCGACAGGGCCCTGTCGCCCGGGATCCGGTCGTCGCCGCGCTGCCTTCTCGGCGGCTCCGGGACGGGCAGGGCGGAGTCCTCGGCCCCGACCGGGACCTCCTGCGGCGTCGAACGATTCATGTCCTGGGTGGTCATCAGCCCTTGCCCCCTGTCGAGCCCTTGTAGAGGAAGGAGCGTGCGAACAGCACGATCGCGACGACGATCAGTTCGGCCAGGCCCATCATGATCGCGACGGTCGAGGCCATCGGATAGTCGAACTGCTCCCCGAAGAAGCGGTAGGCGACCACGGCGAGCACGCGCGTGGACCCGCTGGGGTCACCGACCAGCGTGGCCGAGGGGAACACGCTGAAGGCGAGCACGAAGGTGAGGATGAACGTGGTCGCGAGCCCCGGGGCCAGCAGCGGCAGCGTGATCTTCGTGAACCGCTGCGCCGATCCGGCGCCGAGCGAGCGGGCGGCTCGGTCCAACGAGGGGTCGATCCCAGAGAGATAGGAGGAGATCAGCAGGAACGCGAAGGGGAACCCGGAGATGATCAGCGACAGCAGCACGCCGATGTAGTTGTGCACCAGATCCAGTGGTCTGTCCAGGATCCCGAGATTGATCAGGGCCTGGTTCAACCAGCCCTGGCGGCCGGCGAAGATCAGCAGGCCCTGGGCGGTCAGCACCGTGCCCAGGGTGATCGGCAGGACCAGCAGCGTCGAGAGCAGTCGCTTGCCGCGGAAGCGGTGCTGGAGCTTGATCGCCAGCGGGATCGAGACGAGCACGTTCAACAGTGCCGCAGGGATCGCCAGGCGCGCGGTCAGCCAGACGGACTCGAACGTGAACGCGTCCCCGAAGAACCGCAGGTAGTTGGCGAAGACGCCGCCGCCCCAGCGCTCGACCGTCTCCTCGGTGGGCTGCAGCGTGAGCCCGAAGCCGTAGGCGAAGGGGTAGACGAACAGGGCCAGGATGAACACGATCGCCGGGACCATCATCAGCAGCTGCGCATCGATCCCGCGGTCCGCCAGGCGGTGGCGCAGGCTCGCGCTGCCCTGCGAGGGTCTGTCCCGCGTCGCCTGGGTGGTCATGACGCCACCGCTGCCGCGCCGTCCGGTGCGACGACCGCGTCGAGGTCGCGCTGATAGACCAGCGCCCGCGACGGGTCCACCGTCAGCAGCACGCTCGACCCCACCTCGGGAGCGTGCTCGGACCGCACGTGCAGGGCTCGGCCGCCGGGCGTGCGGACCTCGACGGCGTACTCGCGGCCCTGGTACTCGACGACCTCGACCTCGGCATGGATGGTGTTGGCCGCCGTCGGGCCGGCGTGGTCGCTCCGCTGGACGACGAGGTCGGTGGGCCGCACGGCGACCCGCACCTCGTCCCCGGCCGTCACCGTGTCCACGGCGGTGCCGAGCAGCTCCATGTCCTCGGCCACGACCCGCACACGCCCCTCCCCGTCCGATGCGGCGGACTCGGCGGAGACCGTGGCATCGATGAGGTTGCGGTAGCCCATGAAGTCGGCGACGTGCCAGTTGGCCGGCCCGTCGTGCAGCTCCTGCGGCGTCCCGATCTGCTGAACCTGGCCCAGTCGGAGCACCACCAGACGGTCGGCGAGAGACAGCGCCTCCTCCTGGTCGTGGGTGACGTAGATGGTGGTCAGCCCCAGGGTCTGGTGCAGGCGTCGGATCTCGGTGCGCATCTCGAGCCGCAGCTTCGCATCGAGGTTGGACAGCGGCTCGTCCATCAGCACCACCCGGGGCTCGATGACGATCGCCCGGGCGATCGCGACCCGCTGCTGCTGGCCGCCCGAGAGCTGACCG
Encoded proteins:
- a CDS encoding ABC transporter ATP-binding protein, which produces MTTTSGGEFDSLRIENVGRRFGGTTALQGFDLTVRRGEFIALLGPSGCGKSTALNCLAGLLPLTDGQIRVGEQRIDLLPPEKRDFGMVFQSYALFPHLSVAKNVAFGLQMRGVGRSETSRRVTEALRLVRLEDQAAKLPGQLSGGQQQRVAIARAIVIEPRVVLMDEPLSNLDAKLRLEMRTEIRRLHQTLGLTTIYVTHDQEEALSLADRLVVLRLGQVQQIGTPQELHDGPANWHVADFMGYRNLIDATVSAESAASDGEGRVRVVAEDMELLGTAVDTVTAGDEVRVAVRPTDLVVQRSDHAGPTAANTIHAEVEVVEYQGREYAVEVRTPGGRALHVRSEHAPEVGSSVLLTVDPSRALVYQRDLDAVVAPDGAAAVAS
- a CDS encoding alpha/beta fold hydrolase, which encodes MTRTTILFLHSAGPQSATEGSGPLLARLRAELPEALIAAPALPTPEDPDPAAWEEAVRAEIAGPEGPVAVVGHSLGGSVALRVLAQGDPTSAAAVRGVVTIAAPCWDAGDPDWPVVGFGLPPDIAGALARLEVLLLHGTADEVVPPGHADRLRSRLPSPRVRRIEGMDHAAAAHADRIAAVLRPLLDARDERRPADADASRTEGGAVPGGTDSWLSETRSAYDIDASGYAEQVRGLLAETPHLAAQLTLFAELLRRDGGGPVADVGCGTGYVTAHLRKSGVDAFGIDLSPEMIALARRDHPAARFEVGTMTELDLEDRSLAGIVAFWSVIHVPDHALPGVLDEFVRVLRPGGLLLVGFHVGDGVHHSSTGYTGRAITVDSYRRRPETVTGLLRKAGFTIDSEVLLRPDDEVPGAVVLARGPV
- a CDS encoding phosphotransferase — protein: MAMHQGQLELTRQDAQRLIDRALAHAGLPAASHIVPLAGAGTTSHVLRVGTDLLARFPLTGEDPDQVRAAQATEHAAMEEFARCSPVPAPRPVVIGEGDATYPLSFSVQTWVEGEIATPTSVARSGAFAADLADLISALRAVDLRGRTFSGAGRGGSLPDHDPWIAECLDRSEGLLPVGELRTLWRRLRSLPHESADVMSHTDLIPGNLLVGDQRSTGDQHLVGVLDTGGFAPADPALDLVSAWHLLDEDARDVLRVRLEVPELDWRRGAAWAFAQAIGLVWYYERTNPVMSELGRSTLDRLLAARDELRG
- a CDS encoding VOC family protein, producing the protein MTRSTGTSTWIDATVTDLASAKAFYSGLFGWEFEDLGEGFGHYHLICNGDALVGGLMDITGFTYPDGEPLVAEWAVHLTVDDIDARTETAIAHGAKLLMPIADIGSSGRTGTILDPTGALVGMWQAGDLEGYEFTGDPGSPVWFELMTHEFETASAFYTAVFDANLVPMEEPMDDDSFRYSTNGPGESASWGLCDASGVMPKEDTGWRVYFGVEASETALATVRELGGKVLDGPTDSPFGRIATIADPSGVTFQISAMSEAVAEG
- a CDS encoding helix-turn-helix transcriptional regulator, with the translated sequence MTALTSSATEAVLASAVDLARERPAELSVTDLADHVGYSPFHFSRLFAQQVGIGPGQYLTALRIDEAKRLLLADTDAVIDVATAVGFESLSSFTRRFRATVGVPPGRLRRLADHISDRPPTPFSLIGPGQGTVRADLELPEGFSPRGDASIWVGWYPHPAPIGLPRSGVLVSGVDAVELPPCPGAPFLLGFAVPVHAGPLDQLAPSAPVVAVHPAPITRSARVTLSFAAATAPRPPLLTALPSLCTR
- a CDS encoding dodecin; this encodes MAGHVYNITEIVGTSPESSDAAVANAVAEASKSLRNLDWFEVQSIRGHLEDGAIAHWQVAIKVGFRHEG
- a CDS encoding DMT family transporter, with the protein product MTAAPTRSSHPALPWLAALAVMVMWASSFVVIRAAGADLSPGAMSLLRVGSAAIVLIPLVAAGRVRFPRTGRLRAAVIVWGAVWFAAYTLVLNASELFLDAATAAMLVNVAPLIVAVASGLLLGEGLSLRLISGVLVAFGGIALITAATSTGHVAAAGLVLGLLAAVLYAGSVLAQKPLLAHIDSTSMTVIGIGAGFLACLPFAPRLAGEMVEAPTSSLLAVVYTGVFPTALAFLLWGYALSRTPAGVLTSSSLLVPAITLVLAWLLLGETPPLLAAAGGLLCLTGAGFAILPNVLAAVRIAPLRSGSEPETVPERCDAPAVES
- a CDS encoding ABC transporter permease, with translation MTTQATRDRPSQGSASLRHRLADRGIDAQLLMMVPAIVFILALFVYPFAYGFGLTLQPTEETVERWGGGVFANYLRFFGDAFTFESVWLTARLAIPAALLNVLVSIPLAIKLQHRFRGKRLLSTLLVLPITLGTVLTAQGLLIFAGRQGWLNQALINLGILDRPLDLVHNYIGVLLSLIISGFPFAFLLISSYLSGIDPSLDRAARSLGAGSAQRFTKITLPLLAPGLATTFILTFVLAFSVFPSATLVGDPSGSTRVLAVVAYRFFGEQFDYPMASTVAIMMGLAELIVVAIVLFARSFLYKGSTGGKG
- a CDS encoding ABC transporter permease; the encoded protein is MTTQDMNRSTPQEVPVGAEDSALPVPEPPRRQRGDDRIPGDRALSAQPSTWLAWAGIAAFLVFLLGILISVVIDSFGQAWYDDWLPTGFTPSWYGEAWARFELTHVIAVTLVVAFSVVALSVLIGVPASYVLARRQFPFKKAITALFLLPVIIPPITFGIPLATVIYNFGLGRTVLAVILVNLVPSVPFVIITMTPFIEQINPAIENAARMSGARMRHVFLRILGPMLVPGILAAAILVLVRTVGMFELTYLVSGPGTETLVVTIFRAMTSAGGSEPRPLVSAMAFVYTAMMLVTLIIALRFVNPTQLVARVGDTDD